One region of Ornithorhynchus anatinus isolate Pmale09 chromosome X5, mOrnAna1.pri.v4, whole genome shotgun sequence genomic DNA includes:
- the LOC107547505 gene encoding butyrophilin subfamily 1 member A1-like produces the protein MALMASFPEASVSGCLILFILLQMIMLGSTQFSVIGPVKPILVLVGEDAKLPCHLEPKTSAKDMEVRWFRTHASNVVHLCQNGTDHLGEQLEGYRGRTELLRDAIANGSLAVRIHKVRASDDGQYCCSFQHGSVYKWTTLELQVTTLGSDPHIRMEWYKGGGIWMECTSAGWYPEPVVRWRDARGQTVPALSESRPRARDGLYGVAVSLVVRDDSVGMVSCSIWNPRLGQEKKSSISITAPFFWNTQPWKMTLALILPVLGLVIAGETHDVPAINLTTLILPSSCCQVPTSVGTFQAEHGDLSYERCWWITTIWLFLKILGRMVTIPESWIIPWTVEIFSKGPVPCRMSLTETSPAPPHPHPLPSHTQFPRSEGLLTNFCSSSDKLRDELMQRQAKFHTATVTLDPDLAQPLLLLFKNWKHVTLGDKWQNLSDNLEGFDEELCVLGHEGFTSGRHCWEMEGGRWQWPGSRSLWGKCEEKSGDLRVT, from the exons ATGGCATTAATGGCGagtttcccagaagcctctgtGAGTGGATGCCttatcctcttcatcctcctgcaGATGATCATGCTGGGCTCAA CTCAGTTTTCAGTGATTGGACCTGTCAAGCCCATCCTGGTCCTGGTGGGGGAAGATGCTAAGTTACCCTGTCACCTGGAGCCCAAGACAAGTGCGAAGGACATGGAGGTGAGATGGTTCCGAACTCATGCCTCGAATGTTGTGCACCTGTGCCAGAACGGAACGGACCATCTTGGAGAGCAGTTGGAGGGATATCGAGGGAGAACAGAATTGTTGAGAGATGCCATTGCTAATGGAAGTTTGGCTGTGAGAATACATAAAGTCAGAGCCTCTGATGATGGACAATATTGCTGCTCTTTCCAACATGGCTCTGTATACAAGTGGACCACTTTGGAGCTGCAAGTGACAA CTCTGGGCTCTGACCCTCACATCCGCATGGAATGGTACAAGGGTGGAGGAATCTGGATGGAGTGCACATCGGCCGGATGGTACCCGGAGCCTGTGGTGCGGTGGAGAGATGCCAGGGGacagacggtccccgccctttctGAGTCCCGACCCCGAGCCAGAGATGGCCTGTATGGAGTGGCAGTGTCCTTGGTCGTACGAGATGACTCCGTGGGGATGGTGTCCTGTTCCATCTGGAACCCCCGCCTTGGCCAGGAAAAGAAGTCGTCAATTTCCATAACAG CTCCCTTCTTCTGGAACACCCAACCTTGGAAGATGACTCTGGCTTTGATCCTGCCTGTGCTGGGACTGGTCATCGCTGGAG AAACTCACGATGTTCCTGCTATTAACCTCACTACCCTCATCCTGCCCTCATCCTGCTGTCAAGTTCCCACCAGTGTGGGCACATTCCAAGCAGAGCATGGAGACCTGAGCTATGAGAGATGCTGGTGGATAACAACCATCTGGCTCTTCCTGAAGATTCTGGGGAGAATGGTCACTATTCCAGAATCATGGATCATTCCATGGACAGTGGAAATATTTTCCAAAGGGCCAGTCCCCTGCCGCATGTCCTTGACAGAgacttcccctgccccaccccatccccatccccttccatCTCATACCCAGTTCCCCCGGTCTGAAGGGTTGTTGACTAATTTCTGTTCTTCTTCAGACAAACTCCGGGATGAACTCA TGCAAAGACAGGCCAAGTTCCATACAG CCACTGTCACTCTGGATCCAGACTtggcccagcccctcctcctcctgttcaagAATTGGAAACATGTAACActgggagacaaatggcagaacctgtCTGACAACTTGGAAGGATTTGATGAAGAGCTCTGTGTGTTGGGCCATGAGGGCTTCACCTCAGGGAGACATTGCTGGGAGATGGAAGGGGGCAGATGGCAGTGGCCGGGATCTAGGAGTTTGTGGGGAAAATGTGAAGAGAAAAGCGGTGATCTCAGAGTCACCTGA
- the LOC114808013 gene encoding butyrophilin subfamily 1 member A1-like, giving the protein MPSCLVHLLLFLLLPKDMLGSAQFSVIGPDKPILALVGGDAELSCHLNPKRSAEHMEIKWLQSQSLNIIHLYDNGQDNNNVQMDKYQGRTELVRNDIKEGRLALRISEVRATDDGQYLCIFNEGPLSEETTLELQVAEMGSDPHIRLVGHEDGRIRLECSSAGWYPEPQVLWRDAREETFPSLSKALSQTADGLFGVAASVIIQEGSMGTVSCSVQNSCLSREKISAFISISAPFFHNAHPWMVALALILTALGLIITGGLYLIWKLRKEKEEECKGRKNQVIEAKKEREEKERTQKINGNGTRILLFAPSPAGNAGGQSVYRK; this is encoded by the exons ATGCCCAGTTGCCTGGtccatctcctccttttcctcctgctcccaaagGACATGCTAGGCTCAG CCCAGTTTTCTGTGATTGGACCTGACAAACCCATCCTGGCTCTAGTCGGGGGAGATGCTGAGCTTTCCTGTCACCTGAACCCCAAGAGGAGTGCTGAGCACATGGAGATCAAATGGCTCCAATCCCAGTCCCTGAACATTATACACTTGTATGACAATGGgcaggacaataataatgttcaGATGGACAAGTATCAaggaagaacagagttggtgagaAATGACATCAAGGAAGGGAGGTTGGCACTGAGAATATCTGAAGTCAGAGCCACTGATGATGGACAGTATCTCTGTATTTTCAACGAAGGTCCTCTTAGTGAAGAAACCACCCTGGAACTGCAGGTGGCAG AAATGGGCTCTGACCCCCACATCCGCCTGGTGGGGCATGAGGATGGAAGGATCCGGCTGGAGTGCTCCTCGGCTGGATGGTACCCAGAACCCCAGGTTCTATGGAGAGATGCCAGAGAAGAGACATTCCCATCTCTGTCCAAGGCCCTATCCCAAACTGCAGATGGCCTGTTTGGTGTGGCAGCGTCTGTGATCATCCAAGAAGGCTccatggggactgtgtcctgctcTGTCCAGAACTCCTGCCTCAGCCGGGAAAAGATATCAGCCTTCATTTCTATATCAG CTCCCTTCTTTCACAACGCCCACCCCTGGATGGTGGCTCTGGCTCTGATCCTGACTGCACTGGGACTGATCATCACTGGGGGcctttatctcatctggaaactacgcaaggagaaagaggaagagtgtAAGGGGAGAAAGAACCAAGTCATAGAAGCAAAGAAAGAAcgtgaggagaaagagagaacacaAAAAATCAATGGTAACGGAACAAGAATTTTGTTGTTTGCCCCAAGTCCTGCTGGGAATGCAGGTGGCCAGAGTGTATACAGGAAGTGA